From a region of the Alnus glutinosa chromosome 1, dhAlnGlut1.1, whole genome shotgun sequence genome:
- the LOC133873065 gene encoding ammonium transporter 1 member 1-like, translated as MASLTCSAEQLAQFLGANTTNPTAAAAYLCDQFSTISNKFTDTAYAIDTTYLLFSAYLVFSMQLGFAMLCAGSVRAKNTMNIMLTNVLDAAAGGLFYYLFGFAFAFGAPSNGFIGRHFFGLKDVPTQTFDYSSFLYQWAFAIAAAGITSGSIAERTQFVAYLIYSSFLTGFVYPVVSNWFWSSDGWASASNTGNLLFGSGVIDFAGSGVVHMVGGIAGLWGALIEGPRIGRFDSSGRSVALRGHSASLVVLGTFLLWFGWYGFNPGSFTKILSPYNSGSYYGQWSAVGRTAVTTTLAGCTAALTTLFSKRILSGHWNVTDVCNGLLGGFAAITAGCSVVEPWAAIICGFVAAVVLISCNKLAEKLKFDDPLEAAQLHGGCGAWGIIFTALFATEKYVNEVYPKVPNKPNRPYGLFMGGGGKLLAAHVIQILVIVGWVSATMGPLFYALHKLKLLRISAEDEMAGMDMTRHGGFAYIYHEDDELQKAGIQLRKIEPRATTPTSN; from the coding sequence ATGGCGTCCCTGACCTGCTCAGCCGAGCAACTGGCTCAGTTCTTGGGCGCCAACACCACCAACCCAACCGCCGCCGCAGCTTACCTCTGCGACCAATTCTCCACCATCTCCAACAAGTTCACAGACACCGCCTACGCCATCGACACCACCTACCTCCTCTTCTCCGCCTACCTCGTCTTCTCCATGCAACTTGGCTTCGCCATGCTTTGCGCCGGCTCCGTCCGCGCCAAGAACACCATGAACATCATGCTCACCAACGTTCTCGACGCCGCAGCCGGTGGCCTCTTCTATTATCTCTTCGGCTTCGCCTTTGCCTTTGGCGCTCCCTCCAATGGCTTCATCGGCCGCCACTTCTTCGGCCTGAAGGATGTCCCCACGCAGACCTTCGACTACAGCTCGTTTCTCTACCAGTGGGCGTTCGCCATCGCCGCTGCCGGGATCACCAGCGGCTCCATCGCCGAGCGCACCCAGTTCGTGGCGTACCTTATCTACTCCTCCTTCCTCACCGGCTTCGTCTACCCAGTTGTCTCCAACTGGTTCTGGTCCTCCGATGGCTGGGCCAGCGCGTCCAACACTGGTAATCTTTTGTTCGGTTCCGGCGTCATCGACTTCGCTGGCTCCGGCGTCGTCCACATGGTCGGTGGCATTGCCGGTTTATGGGGCGCACTCATCGAAGGCCCCAGAATCGGCCGGTTCGACAGTTCCGGCCGCTCCGTCGCGCTCCGCGGCCACAGCGCGTCCCTCGTCGTCCTCGGCACTTTCCTCCTCTGGTTCGGCTGGTACGGCTTCAACCCTGGCTCGTTCACCAAGATCCTAAGCCCCTACAACTCCGGTAGCTACTACGGCCAATGGAGCGCCGTGGGCCGTACCGCCGTGACCACCACTCTCGCCGGGTGCACCGCCGCTCTCACCACTCTCTTCAGCAAGCGAATCCTCTCCGGCCACTGGAACGTGACCGACGTCTGCAACGGCTTGCTCGGCGGGTTCGCAGCGATCACCGCCGGGTGCTCCGTGGTCGAGCCCTGGGCCGCGATCATCTGCGGCTTCGTGGCCGCGGTGGTGTTGATCTCGTGCAACAAGTTGGCCGAGAAGCTGAAGTTCGACGACCCATTGGAGGCGGCGCAGCTCCATGGAGGGTGCGGCGCGTGGGGGATAATCTTCACGGCTCTGTTCGCGACGGAGAAGTACGTGAATGAGGTGTACCCGAAGGTCCCGAACAAACCGAATCGGCCCTACGGGTTGTTCATGGGTGGGGGCGGGAAGCTCCTGGCGGCCCACGTTATCCAGATCCTTGTGATCGTTGGGTGGGTCAGTGCCACCATGGGTCCTCTCTTCTATGCGCTTCACAAGCTCAAGCTTTTGCGGATCTCGGCCGAGGACGAGATGGCGGGTATGGATATGACCCGGCACGGTGGGTTCGCTTACATTTATCACGAagatgatgaattgcaaaaggCCGGGATTCAGTTGAGGAAAATTGAACCTCGTGCAACGACCCCCACTTCCAATTAG
- the LOC133873042 gene encoding carboxyl-terminal-processing peptidase 2, chloroplastic-like isoform X1, translating to MAVFASSSTASLSPYFAISNIYYKNPYWSSKASTPQLDSFQMLPCKYFPIRIVEAQLWSPLMCKRTNAPNVLRNRGNIDGASKHNFLLQSMRFNKFFSLKCDFLSITHGRLLKFGIYSGGLRKVIYCLEKFRQHVSIPSVCLIAGVMLVMSVSVAVSRSPSWALTEENLLFLEAWRTIDRAYVDKNFNGQSWFRYRENALRNEPMNTREQTYMAIKKMLATLDDPFTRFLEPEKFKSLRSGTQGALTGVGLSIGYPTQFDGSAAGLLVISAAPGGPANRAGILTGDVIVAIDDTSTETMGIYDAAERLQGPEGTSVELTIRSGPEIKHVALTREKVSLNPVKSRLCEVPGSGKDSPRIGYIKLTSFNQNASGAVKEAVDSLKSSSVNAFVLDLRDNSGGLFPEGIEIAKIWLDKGVIVYICDSRGVRDIYDTDGSSAIAASEPLAVLVNKGTASASEILAGALKDNKRAVLFGEPTYGKGKIQSVFELSDSSGLAVTVARYETPAHTDIDKVGVIPDHPLPTSFPKDEEGFCNCLQDPASACYVNRVQLFAR from the exons ATGGCGGTCTTCGCAAGCTCTTCCACTGCTTCTTTATCCCCTTATTTTGCTATCTCTAACATCTACTACAAGAACCCTTACTGGTCCTCCAAGGCCTCCACTCCCCAG TTGGACTCTTTTCAGATGCTGCCATGCAAATATTTTCCCATAAGGATTGTTGAAGCTCAATTGTGGAGTCCCTTAATGTGTAAAAGGACAAATGCCCCCAATGTGTTGAGAAATAGGGGCAATATTGATGGAGCTTCGAAACATAATTTCTTGCTTCAGTCGATGAggttcaataaatttttttctttgaaatgcGATTTTCTTTCAATAACTCATGGACGCCTTCTCAAATTTGGGATTTACTCTGGTGGTCTTCGAAAAGTGATTTACTGTTTGGAAAAATTTAGACAGCATGTCTCTATTCCTTCTGTCTGCTTGATCGCTGGAGTGATGCTGGTCATGTCAGTTTCTGTTGCTGTTAGCAGGAGTCCATCCT GGGCCCTTACTGAAGAGAATCTCCTATTCTTGGAGGCATGGAGAACAATTGATCGTGCATATGTTgacaaaaattttaatggacAAAGTTGGTTTCGATACAGAGAAAATGCTCTGCGCAATGAACCAATGAATACACGAGAACAGACAT ATATGGCAATAAAGAAGATGCTTGCCACACTGGATGATCCTTTTACTCGTTTTCTGGAGCCTGAGAAGTTCAAGAGTTTGCGG TCTGGAACTCAAGGTGCTCTTACAGGTGTAGGGCTGTCAATTGGCTACCCTACTCAATTTGATGGATCAGCTGCTGGACTTCTTGTTATTTCAGCTGCTCCGGGAGGTCCTGCAAATAGGGCTGGCATTTTGACTGGGGATGTTATTGTAGCAATTGATGATACAAGTACAGAAACCATGGGCATATATGATGCAGCAGAGCGGTTGCA GGGACCCGAAGGAACTTCGGTGGAATTGACCATTCGTAGTGGACCTGAAATAAAGCACGTAGCTTTGAC GCGGGAGAAAGTTTCACTAAATCCAGTGAAATCAAGACTATGCGAAGTGCCTGGTTCAGGGAAAGATTCTCCTAGGATTGGTTATATCAAATTAACATCTTTCAACCAAAATGCATCTG GCGCTGTCAAGGAAGCAGTTGATTCTTTAAAGAGTAGTAGTGTTAATGCCTTTGTGTTGGACCTTCGAGATAATAG TGGTGGCCTTTTCCCAGAAGGAATTGAGATTGCCAAGATTTG GTTGGACAAAGGTGTGATTGTGTATATTTGTGACAGTCGTGGTGTTCGAGATATATATGACACAGATGGAAGCAGTGCAATAGCAGCTTCAGAACCCTTAGCTGTGCTG GTGAACAAAGGAACTGCCAGTGCAAGTGAAATTTTAGCCGGTGCACTGAAAGACAATAAACGCGCTGTGTTGTTTGGAGAGCCCACATATGGGAAAGG CAAGATTCAGTCAGTTTTTGAGTTATCTGATAGCTCTGGCTTGGCTGTTACTGTTGCTCGTTATGAGACACCTGCTCACACAGATATTGATAAG GTTGGTGTAATTCCTGACCATCCTTTACCCACCTCATTTCCCAAGGACGAGGAGGGATTTTGCAACTGCCTCCAGGACCCTGCATCTGCTTGCTATGTGAACAGAGTCCAGCTATTTGCGAGATGA
- the LOC133873042 gene encoding carboxyl-terminal-processing peptidase 2, chloroplastic-like isoform X2 produces the protein MAVFASSSTASLSPYFAISNIYYKNPYWSSKASTPQMLPCKYFPIRIVEAQLWSPLMCKRTNAPNVLRNRGNIDGASKHNFLLQSMRFNKFFSLKCDFLSITHGRLLKFGIYSGGLRKVIYCLEKFRQHVSIPSVCLIAGVMLVMSVSVAVSRSPSWALTEENLLFLEAWRTIDRAYVDKNFNGQSWFRYRENALRNEPMNTREQTYMAIKKMLATLDDPFTRFLEPEKFKSLRSGTQGALTGVGLSIGYPTQFDGSAAGLLVISAAPGGPANRAGILTGDVIVAIDDTSTETMGIYDAAERLQGPEGTSVELTIRSGPEIKHVALTREKVSLNPVKSRLCEVPGSGKDSPRIGYIKLTSFNQNASGAVKEAVDSLKSSSVNAFVLDLRDNSGGLFPEGIEIAKIWLDKGVIVYICDSRGVRDIYDTDGSSAIAASEPLAVLVNKGTASASEILAGALKDNKRAVLFGEPTYGKGKIQSVFELSDSSGLAVTVARYETPAHTDIDKVGVIPDHPLPTSFPKDEEGFCNCLQDPASACYVNRVQLFAR, from the exons ATGGCGGTCTTCGCAAGCTCTTCCACTGCTTCTTTATCCCCTTATTTTGCTATCTCTAACATCTACTACAAGAACCCTTACTGGTCCTCCAAGGCCTCCACTCCCCAG ATGCTGCCATGCAAATATTTTCCCATAAGGATTGTTGAAGCTCAATTGTGGAGTCCCTTAATGTGTAAAAGGACAAATGCCCCCAATGTGTTGAGAAATAGGGGCAATATTGATGGAGCTTCGAAACATAATTTCTTGCTTCAGTCGATGAggttcaataaatttttttctttgaaatgcGATTTTCTTTCAATAACTCATGGACGCCTTCTCAAATTTGGGATTTACTCTGGTGGTCTTCGAAAAGTGATTTACTGTTTGGAAAAATTTAGACAGCATGTCTCTATTCCTTCTGTCTGCTTGATCGCTGGAGTGATGCTGGTCATGTCAGTTTCTGTTGCTGTTAGCAGGAGTCCATCCT GGGCCCTTACTGAAGAGAATCTCCTATTCTTGGAGGCATGGAGAACAATTGATCGTGCATATGTTgacaaaaattttaatggacAAAGTTGGTTTCGATACAGAGAAAATGCTCTGCGCAATGAACCAATGAATACACGAGAACAGACAT ATATGGCAATAAAGAAGATGCTTGCCACACTGGATGATCCTTTTACTCGTTTTCTGGAGCCTGAGAAGTTCAAGAGTTTGCGG TCTGGAACTCAAGGTGCTCTTACAGGTGTAGGGCTGTCAATTGGCTACCCTACTCAATTTGATGGATCAGCTGCTGGACTTCTTGTTATTTCAGCTGCTCCGGGAGGTCCTGCAAATAGGGCTGGCATTTTGACTGGGGATGTTATTGTAGCAATTGATGATACAAGTACAGAAACCATGGGCATATATGATGCAGCAGAGCGGTTGCA GGGACCCGAAGGAACTTCGGTGGAATTGACCATTCGTAGTGGACCTGAAATAAAGCACGTAGCTTTGAC GCGGGAGAAAGTTTCACTAAATCCAGTGAAATCAAGACTATGCGAAGTGCCTGGTTCAGGGAAAGATTCTCCTAGGATTGGTTATATCAAATTAACATCTTTCAACCAAAATGCATCTG GCGCTGTCAAGGAAGCAGTTGATTCTTTAAAGAGTAGTAGTGTTAATGCCTTTGTGTTGGACCTTCGAGATAATAG TGGTGGCCTTTTCCCAGAAGGAATTGAGATTGCCAAGATTTG GTTGGACAAAGGTGTGATTGTGTATATTTGTGACAGTCGTGGTGTTCGAGATATATATGACACAGATGGAAGCAGTGCAATAGCAGCTTCAGAACCCTTAGCTGTGCTG GTGAACAAAGGAACTGCCAGTGCAAGTGAAATTTTAGCCGGTGCACTGAAAGACAATAAACGCGCTGTGTTGTTTGGAGAGCCCACATATGGGAAAGG CAAGATTCAGTCAGTTTTTGAGTTATCTGATAGCTCTGGCTTGGCTGTTACTGTTGCTCGTTATGAGACACCTGCTCACACAGATATTGATAAG GTTGGTGTAATTCCTGACCATCCTTTACCCACCTCATTTCCCAAGGACGAGGAGGGATTTTGCAACTGCCTCCAGGACCCTGCATCTGCTTGCTATGTGAACAGAGTCCAGCTATTTGCGAGATGA
- the LOC133868893 gene encoding serine/threonine-protein kinase BLUS1-like produces MAHEEEEPKKVQYPLDSNSYNILHEVGFGGSAVVYKAVCVPLNSTVVAIKAIDLDQSLADLENVRREAKIMSLLSHPNILNAHCSFTVDRRLWVVMPFMSAGSLQSIISSSFPDGLSEPCIAILLKETLSALSYLHNQGYLHRDIKAANILIHSNGSVKLASSSLMLKADVAGMPYWMAPELHSQKADVWSFGITALELAHGGPPLSRLPPSKHKNLSKAFKDMVASCLDQDPSKRPSAETLLKHSFFKNCMGLDFIVKNVLQGLRSVEERFHESKINILARLTSKNGDDEDDDDDECDSARQSSMKERRIISGWSFNEDGFELDPVFPTESTDDSAEKQVRFGGETIIIEYKGSKSGESGELIPSSPGQVVEEAQVGCHSDSEAENRRSGGEAMVQGLVALKMSLDEQRETVNNLIELEMKREEEMAQVIERLRVETENERKWSLELETDLEDFKLQASGAYGSCGGGAD; encoded by the coding sequence ATGGCTCACGAAGAAGAAGAGCCTAAAAAGGTCCAATACCCATTGGACTCAAACTCCTACAACATTCTTCATGAAGTTGGTTTTGGTGGTAGCGCTGTTGTTTACAAAGCCGTATGCGTGCCCCTGAACTCCACGGTGGTGGCGATCAAAGCCATCGATCTTGATCAATCCCTGGCGGATTTAGAAAATGTTAGACGCGAAGCCAAGATCATGTCGCTTCTCTCCCACCCAAACATCCTCAACGCTCACTGTTCCTTTACAGTTGATCGTCGCCTTTGGGTGGTGATGCCATTCATGTCCGCCGGTTCTTTACAATCtataatttcttcttctttcccagACGGCTTATCCGAGCCATGCATTGCCATTCTTCTCAAAGAAACTCTAAGCGCCTTGTCCTATCTTCACAACCAAGGATACCTTCACAGAGACATCAAGGCCGCTAACATCCTTATTCACTCAAATGGGTCCGTGAAGCTTGCATCATCATCTTTGATGCTTAAAGCTGATGTCGCGGGAATGCCTTATTGGATGGCCCCAGAGTTACACTCGCAAAAGGCTGATGTATGGTCCTTTGGAATCACTGCATTAGAATTGGCCCACGGAGGCCCTCCGTTGTCTCGCCTCCCTCCTTCAAAGCACAAGAATTTGTCCAAGGCCTTCAAAGACATGGTGGCTTCGTGCCTCGATCAAGACCCATCAAAGAGGCCCTCGGCAGAGACTTTGTTAAAGCATTCGTTCTTCAAGAATTGCATGGGTTTGGATTTTATTGTAAAGAACGTCTTGCAGGGGTTGCGTAGTGTTGAAGAAAGGTTCCACGAAAGCAAGATTAATATACTTGCGCGGTTGACGAGCAAGAATGGCGATGATGaggacgacgacgacgacgagtGTGACTCAGCGAGGCAGAGTAGTATGAAAGAGAGAAGGATAATCAGTGGGTGGAGCTTTAACGAGGACGGGTTTGAACTCGACCCAGTCTTCCCAACAGAGTCCACTGACGATTCAGCTGAGAAACAAGTTCGGTTTGGCGGAGAAACTATAATAATCGAATACAAGGGAAGTAAGTCGGGTGAGTCAGGCGAGTTAATTCCGAGTTCACCGGGTCAAGTTGTGGAAGAGGCCCAAGTGGGTTGTCATAGCGATAGCGAGGCTGAGAATAGAAGAAGCGGTGGTGAAGCTATGGTGCAGGGTCTAGTGGCGTTGAAGATGAGCTTGGATGAGCAAAGGGAAACGGTGAACAATCTGATTGAGTTGGAGATGAAGAGGGAGGAGGAGATGGCTCAGGTTATAGAGAGGCTGAGGGTTGAGACCGAGAATGAGAGAAAGTGGAGCTTGGAGTTGGAGACGGATTTGGAAGATTTCAAGCTTCAGGCGTCCGGTGCATATGGCAGCTGTGGTGGTGGTGCTGATTGA
- the LOC133871052 gene encoding serine/threonine-protein kinase BLUS1-like, which yields MINEEEEPKKVQYPLDSNSYNILHEVGFGDGAVVYKAVCVPLDSMVVAIKAIHLDQSRADIEIVRRQAKTMSLLSHPNILTAHCSFTVADRLWVVMPFMSAGSLQSIMSSSFPDGLSEPCIAILLKETLSALSYLHNQGYLHKGIKAGNILIDSNGSVKLADFGMTPSPVVAGTPYWMIPEPEVINSEKADIWSFGITALELAHGRPPLSNEPKNEKHKKFSKAFKDMVASCLHQDPSQRPTAEALSKHLFFKNCMDSDFLVKNILQELPSVEERFKKGGDSARQSVQKRRRITWWSFNEDGFELDPVFPTESSAADDSVVKQVRFGGEAIIMEDKEGESGGSSGELIIPSSTGQVVEEAAVVGCHSEAENRRSGGEDVVVLEGLEALKRSLDEQRAVVSSVICQLRGEEGGEVIMEEEQMAQVIESLWIDLEKEKERSFALEIELEILKVQTSGAAD from the coding sequence ATGATCAACGAAGAAGAAGAGCCTAAAAAGGTCCAATACCCATTGGACTCAAACTCCTACAACATTCTTCATGAAGTTGGTTTTGGTGATGGCGCTGTTGTTTACAAAGCCGTATGCGTGCCCCTGGACTCCATGGTGGTGGCAATCAAAGCCATCCATCTTGATCAATCCCGGGCGGATATAGAAATTGTTAGACGCCAAGCCAAGACCATGTCGCTTCTCTCCCACCCAAACATCCTCACCGCTCACTGCTCCTTCACAGTTGCTGATCGCCTTTGGGTGGTCATGCCATTCATGTCCGCCGGCTCTTTACAATCCATAATGTCTTCTTCTTTCCCAGACGGCTTATCCGAGCCATGCATCGCCATACTTCTCAAAGAAACTCTAAGCGCTTTGTCCTATCTTCACAACCAAGGATACCTTCACAAAGGCATCAAGGCCGGTAACATCCTCATTGACTCAAACGGGTCCGTGAAGCTTGCAGACTTTGGAATGACCCCATCGCCCGTTGTTGCGGGCACGCCTTATTGGATGATCCCGGAGCCGGAGGTAATAAACTCGGAAAAGGCTGATATATGGTCCTTTGGAATCACTGCATTAGAATTGGCTCACGGACGCCCCCCTTTGTCAAATGAGCCCAAGAATGAAAAGCACAAGAAGTTCTCCAAGGCTTTCAAAGACATGGTGGCTTCTTGTCTCCATCAAGACCCATCACAGAGGCCCACGGCAGAGGCATTGTCAAAGCATTTGTTCTTCAAGAATTGCATGGATTCGGATTTTCTTGTAAAGAATATCTTGCAGGAGTTGCCTAGTGTTGAAGAAAGGTTCAAGAAGGGTGGTGACTCAGCGAGGCAGAGTGTACAAAAGAGAAGGAGGATCACTTGGTGGAGCTTCAACGAGGACGGGTTTGAACTCGACCCAGTCTTCCCAACAGAGTCCAGTGCTGCTGACGATTCAGTTGTGAAACAAGTTCGGTTTGGCGGTGAAGCTATAATAATGGAAGACAAGGAAGGTGAGTCGGGTGGGTCATCAGGCGAGTTAATCATTCCGAGTTCAACGGGTCAAGTTGTGGAAGAGGCGGCCGTAGTGGGTTGTCACAGTGAGGCTGAGAACAGAAGAAGTGGTGGTGAGGATGTGGTAGTACTGGAGGGTCTGGAGGCGTTGAAGAGGAGCTTGGATGAGCAAAGGGCAGTGGTGAGCAGTGTGATTTGTCAGTTACGTGGGGAGGAAGGTGGGGAGGTGATCATGGAGGAGGAGCAGATGGCTCAGGTTATAGAGAGTCTGTGGATTGACTtggagaaggagaaagagaggAGCTTCGCGTTGGAAATAGAGCTGGAAATTCTCAAGGTTCAAACGTCTGGTGCTGCTGATTGA
- the LOC133873042 gene encoding carboxyl-terminal-processing peptidase 2, chloroplastic-like isoform X3, with product MAVFASSSTASLSPYFAISNIYYKNPYWSSKASTPQLDSFQMLPCKYFPIRIVEAQLWSPLMCKRTNAPNVLRNRGNIDGASKHNFLLQSMRQHVSIPSVCLIAGVMLVMSVSVAVSRSPSWALTEENLLFLEAWRTIDRAYVDKNFNGQSWFRYRENALRNEPMNTREQTYMAIKKMLATLDDPFTRFLEPEKFKSLRSGTQGALTGVGLSIGYPTQFDGSAAGLLVISAAPGGPANRAGILTGDVIVAIDDTSTETMGIYDAAERLQGPEGTSVELTIRSGPEIKHVALTREKVSLNPVKSRLCEVPGSGKDSPRIGYIKLTSFNQNASGAVKEAVDSLKSSSVNAFVLDLRDNSGGLFPEGIEIAKIWLDKGVIVYICDSRGVRDIYDTDGSSAIAASEPLAVLVNKGTASASEILAGALKDNKRAVLFGEPTYGKGKIQSVFELSDSSGLAVTVARYETPAHTDIDKVGVIPDHPLPTSFPKDEEGFCNCLQDPASACYVNRVQLFAR from the exons ATGGCGGTCTTCGCAAGCTCTTCCACTGCTTCTTTATCCCCTTATTTTGCTATCTCTAACATCTACTACAAGAACCCTTACTGGTCCTCCAAGGCCTCCACTCCCCAG TTGGACTCTTTTCAGATGCTGCCATGCAAATATTTTCCCATAAGGATTGTTGAAGCTCAATTGTGGAGTCCCTTAATGTGTAAAAGGACAAATGCCCCCAATGTGTTGAGAAATAGGGGCAATATTGATGGAGCTTCGAAACATAATTTCTTGCTTCAGTCGATGAg ACAGCATGTCTCTATTCCTTCTGTCTGCTTGATCGCTGGAGTGATGCTGGTCATGTCAGTTTCTGTTGCTGTTAGCAGGAGTCCATCCT GGGCCCTTACTGAAGAGAATCTCCTATTCTTGGAGGCATGGAGAACAATTGATCGTGCATATGTTgacaaaaattttaatggacAAAGTTGGTTTCGATACAGAGAAAATGCTCTGCGCAATGAACCAATGAATACACGAGAACAGACAT ATATGGCAATAAAGAAGATGCTTGCCACACTGGATGATCCTTTTACTCGTTTTCTGGAGCCTGAGAAGTTCAAGAGTTTGCGG TCTGGAACTCAAGGTGCTCTTACAGGTGTAGGGCTGTCAATTGGCTACCCTACTCAATTTGATGGATCAGCTGCTGGACTTCTTGTTATTTCAGCTGCTCCGGGAGGTCCTGCAAATAGGGCTGGCATTTTGACTGGGGATGTTATTGTAGCAATTGATGATACAAGTACAGAAACCATGGGCATATATGATGCAGCAGAGCGGTTGCA GGGACCCGAAGGAACTTCGGTGGAATTGACCATTCGTAGTGGACCTGAAATAAAGCACGTAGCTTTGAC GCGGGAGAAAGTTTCACTAAATCCAGTGAAATCAAGACTATGCGAAGTGCCTGGTTCAGGGAAAGATTCTCCTAGGATTGGTTATATCAAATTAACATCTTTCAACCAAAATGCATCTG GCGCTGTCAAGGAAGCAGTTGATTCTTTAAAGAGTAGTAGTGTTAATGCCTTTGTGTTGGACCTTCGAGATAATAG TGGTGGCCTTTTCCCAGAAGGAATTGAGATTGCCAAGATTTG GTTGGACAAAGGTGTGATTGTGTATATTTGTGACAGTCGTGGTGTTCGAGATATATATGACACAGATGGAAGCAGTGCAATAGCAGCTTCAGAACCCTTAGCTGTGCTG GTGAACAAAGGAACTGCCAGTGCAAGTGAAATTTTAGCCGGTGCACTGAAAGACAATAAACGCGCTGTGTTGTTTGGAGAGCCCACATATGGGAAAGG CAAGATTCAGTCAGTTTTTGAGTTATCTGATAGCTCTGGCTTGGCTGTTACTGTTGCTCGTTATGAGACACCTGCTCACACAGATATTGATAAG GTTGGTGTAATTCCTGACCATCCTTTACCCACCTCATTTCCCAAGGACGAGGAGGGATTTTGCAACTGCCTCCAGGACCCTGCATCTGCTTGCTATGTGAACAGAGTCCAGCTATTTGCGAGATGA